The genomic DNA CTTTCCGAATCACATCAAAGAAGGCCGGATCCAGTTCAGCACGGACTTTGCCCTCAAATGCCGCTGGTTTCGGTGTGGATTCCGCCGCCGGAACGTCTTCAAACGCCTGTTTTTCCGTCGAACTTAACGTCGTCAAATCTAAACTTGTTCCGTCCCCCCAGTACGTGCCGTCAAATTTCTTGAGTTGGGCATCCGGCGACAATAACGTGTTGACTGTGACTAGTGCTCCATTGGGATTTGGTGCATTAAACGGAATCGACAGGAAATGGGTCGAGGCAATTGAACCCTCGGTCAAGACTAGCGGACGTGTCTCTTTCGGGAATGTCCCTGATTTCACTTCCTGTTCCGCCCGACGTTCATTGAAGCCCATCGTGAACGCAACGCTTCCTTTTGCATACAACTGGTCAAGCTGTGCTAACGTCTTCGGATACGTTTTGCCTTCTTTCCATAAATAAGGTTTCAATTCATTTAAATAGGCCCACGTTTTCTTAAAGTCCGCTTTCGGATCTTTTAACGTTTCTTTCGACTCGACCCCATACATGACGTGGCGGACAAAGGCATTTCCCGTAAAGTCCGTCACTTCCGGATACGTGAATTTACCCGGATTTTGTTTGACCCAGCTTTTAAGTTGCTGTAAGTCTTTCGGTGGTTTCGCGACACTGGCTTGATCATAATGGAACGTATATTGAACTTTTCCCCACGCCGCTTCCAGGTGATCAGTCGGTGTCCCGCTATCCGATCCTTGTGCTTGTGGATCCACGTATTTCATGTTCGGCAACACTTTCGTGATTTCACCGTATAATAAGCCGTCCTTTTTCGCATTCCGGAAGTTGTCCCCGTTGATCCAGACGACATCAATGACGCCTGTTTTTTTCCCGGCTTTTTTTTCCGCCCGAAGTTTTTGAATCAAATCAGCTGTTTCAATCGGAACACGCTTTAATGTAATCTTATGCTCTTTTTTCAGCTTCGGTGCTACATATTCATCGATGTAGGCATTGATCCCCTCGTCGCCGCCCCACATATACATCCGGACGGTCGTCTCGTTTGCATCTTTTTCAATCGATGTATAAGAAGAACCTAATACTTTTTCCTGAACCGGTGCTGCCGGAGACGCACATCCGGCAAGAAACAATCCTGTTGCTGCGATTCCAATCATTTGCTTCATCATGTGTAAAAAACCCCTTTATTTTTTATCAAAACCTGACTTACCGAGCCATTCAATGATCCGCGGAAACAGTCCGTAGGCTTTTGCAGAACCTTCCATCCAAAACGGCGCATTGACCTCGCGTTTTTCTCGGATGATGGCTCGAGTAACCGTTCGTGCCAATTTTTCTTTCGACAACACGATGCTCGCGACATTTTTTTCGTATTTCCGGCTGAGATCCGCCCGAATAAAAAATTCCGTCGCAATCGGTCCAGGATTGACGGTCATGACATGAAGCCCCTTCGGCTTCAGTTCAAGACGCAAAGCATTGGAAAACTGATATAAGGCTGCTTTTGTCATACAATAAATCGTCGACTTAGGTGTAGGTAATTTCCCCGCCTGACTCGCCACGTTGACAATCATGCCTTGAGGACGAAACAGCGGGAGACAGGCTTTCGTCAATCGAATCGGGGCCAGGACGTTGACCCGGTTCATCGATTCGATGGTTTCAACCGTCGTCTCCTCTAAAAAACTGAACTCCCCGAAACCGGCGTTATTAATTAATACATCAATCATGCCATACCGCTCGGCGATTTGATCAGCCAGACGCTCCGGTGAATGTTCTAAATCATAGACAACGTATTCCGCTTGCAGTGTCTTTGCGACCTGTTGCAACCGATCTTCCCGCCGGGCGACTAAGATCAAGTTTGCTCCATGCCGATTCAGCTCGTATGCGAGGGCTTCCCCGAGACCGCTGGAGGCACCGGTCAAGACAACCGTTTTATTCATGAGATTCATGTCCACTGCCCTTTCTCGTATACCGTAAAATCCCGTCTTGTTTTTCGACAACAATCTGTCCACTGGCCACAAGGTAGTCGAGGCGTGCTTTCATCTCACTCATGACGAGCGGGAACGATTTCTTCAAACGGTTTCCGTATGTCACTTGCGCGAGTTCAAACAACGTTTTTGTTCCCTCGATATGTTTCAACAACTGTTCGCCCCGCGCTTTACGTTGCAACAGACGTTCTTCAATCAAGGACGGGACATCGCGAATCGGCTCGCCGTGTCCGGTATAGGCAATCTCAATCCGTTCGCCTTGCAGTTTACGGAGGGAACGCATGTAAGCGAGGACCGGTCGTTTCATGTCCGATTCATCTCCGGGTTGCGGTTGCTCGAGCAACGGATTGGGTTCGACGCGCGCCAACAGGTGATCTGCTGCAAACAGGACTCCTGACTGACTGAGGATACCGATTTGATCGCTGGCATGACCCGGTAATTCGAGTACACGGTAGTCGCCTGACGCCGTAATGGCATCCCCTTCTTGCAGGGTATGATCCAGCTGTCCCTTTCCGAGCCATTTCAAAGCGGATAAATAACTCGGTAACAGCGCACGTATTTCGTCCGGTACACCAAATGACAACGCCAACCGTTGCAGGAAGTCATCCCCGTTGCTCAAAAAGGCTTGATCTTGTTCTAAGTATGGTCTCAGACGGGCATGTCCATGAATCGGAATCCCCTGTTCAGAAAAACGATAGGCGAGTCCGGCATGATCTGCATGATGGTGCGTCACGATTACTTTATCGAGCATCGAAACCGTCACTCCGATTTTCCCGAGACCCTCTTGCATCTCTTGCCAGGCTTGATCCGTATCCGGACCACAATCGATTAAAATGGTTTCCGTTCCGGTCCGTAACAGATAACAATTGATATCTCCGACAGGAAACGGTGTCGGAATGGGTAAAGTAAAGATTTCATCTTCTCGTCGCATCGATAAACCCCTCTTCTCTCTGGATGGTTTCCTTCATTATAGAGAGAAAGAAGCGACAGCGGCAAACTTTGTCGCCCTCAAATCACTAAACCTCTAAAAAGAATACGGCGGACGACAGCATTTGGATGCAAAAAAGCGACCTTTCCGCAGATTGAAAGGTCGCTTTGATCAAACTATCTTATTTTAAGTTAAGAACTGTTAATTTATCGCGTGTCATGGAAGCAAGACTTCGTCCGACACCTTGTACACCAAGACCCGATGATTTTACACCGATGAATGGGAAGTGATCGGGACCACGTTCCGTCCGACCATTAATTTGGACAGAACCTGTTTCAAGCGCATCTGCAACACTGAACGCTGCGTCGATGTTTTCCGTGAAGACACTTGCTTGAAGACCGTATTCCGATTCATTCGCATACGCGATCATTTCCTCGACCGAGTTGACACGAATGACAGGTAAGACCGGTCCGAACGGTTCTTCCCATGCAATCCGCATATCACGTGTGACATGGTCAAACAATGTTGGTTCGATCAAGTTTGCCGTCCGGTTTCCACCTGTGACGAGTGTTGCGCCTTTTTCGTTCGCATCCGTAATCAGACCTTCGACGAAATCAGCTGACTTCGCATCGATCAACGGTACGACAACACTTTCGTCTTCCGGTGAACCGACTGTCAATTTCGCGATTCGAGCAGACAATTCTGCGACGAGGGCATCTGCCTGAGGTTCAAGAACAAATACACGTTTAATTGCTGTGCAACGTTGTCCGGAATACGAAAACGCACCGCTGATGATGTGATCTGCCGCTAGCGAGAGATCCGCATCCTCAAGAACGAGGGCCGGGTCTTTCCCGCCAAGTTCGAGAACGAGTGGAATCATCGACGATTGACGCGAGAGATGTTGTCCCGTCGCTGTACCACCTGTGAACGTAATCATGTTGATGCCGGGGTGAGCTGTCAAATAATCACCGATGACCGATCCGCGACCGGTTACGAGATTGACGAGTCCTGCCGGCAGACCAGCTGCGACAAGTGCTTCAACCATCAATGTACCGCTGATCGAACCTTGTGTTGCCGGTTTGAAGACAACTGCGTTTCCGGTCATCAAGGCAGGTGCCAGTTTCGCCGCTGCGAGGTTGACCGGATAGTTAAACGGTGAAATCGCAAGTACGACACCAAGCGGTGCTTTTTTGATGATGGCGATTTTTTTCGCACTTCCGCCCGGGAACGAGTCCCCTTGCATCATCTGACCGTCAAAACGGAGGCCTTCTTCTGCTGTATAACGGATGATTTCTGCCGTCCGTTTCACTTCTTTGATTCCGTCAGCAAGTCCTTTACCAACTTCACGCATAATGACTTCGCCGATTTCGTCCGCACGCTTTTCAAGTTCCGTTGCCCACGCATGAAGCAATTCGGCCCGTTTATTGGCAGGGACTTTCGCCCATTCTGCCTGCGCTGTTTTAGCAGACGCAATTGCCCGGTCTACTTCTGATTTTGTCATCGCTTGGACACGACCGACTGTATCTTCTTTATAAGGGGAAGAAATTTCAATGGTTTCATTGGATTCACTTTCCTGCCATTGTCCATCTAATAAGTATGTGTATGTTGTTGCTGTAGTCATTCCACTCGACCTCCATTTATTTTTTCTCTCTCACTTCAGTGTGTGGCTGCATAGCTTATTGTAATCAATTGGTCAGACAAATGCCAAACATTTTGCTTAACATAAAATGAAAGCGATTTCAATAACTTTTTTATTCTTTTTGTTGTGGAAGAGTTGCTTCTTTCTGCCGATAACTAGTCAGAAGTGCAGTGCAGGATGGAAAGGGGATCAATTACGTGTACAATCAACACGATATTTTATTAGAAGCTGGAACAAATGAGTTGGAAATCGTTATTTTTCATTGCGGACCGTATACGTTCGGCATCAATGTCATGAAAGTCCGGGAAATCATCGTTCCACTACCGATGACACCACTACCTGGGACACCGGACGCTGTCAAAGGATTGATCGAACTTCGGGGTGAAGTCATGACGGTCATCGATTTACCGACCGTCATCGGCGTGGCTCATGAAGAAACAACAGACGATCGCTTGATCATCTGTGAATTCAATGGCGAGAAGAGTGTCCTCCGCGTCGATTCCGTAACGGAAATCCGCCGTATTTCGTGGGAACAGATCGATACACCAAATGAACTCGCACGGGGGATCGAAGGTTTGACGAACGGTGTTGTCAAGACCGGAGACAAGATGATCATCTTGCTCGATTATGAAAAAATCGCGCTTGAACTTTCGCGTAAAGACATCTTCGCCCGGGAAGAAGGTCGTCGCGTCTCGCCACGGAACCGGTCGAATAAAACCATTTGGATTGCAGAAGACTCGGAAATGTTACGGACACTTATCATCGAAACACTCGAAGAAGCTGGTTACGATAGTTTGAAATGGTTCATCAACGGAAAAGATGCCTTTGATGCCTTTGAAGCGGGAAGCGATTGTGATCTGTTGATCACGGACATCGAGATGCCCAAAATGGACGGTCTTCACTTGACGAAACGCCTGCGTGAAGATGATCGTTATACCGATTTGCCAATCGTCGTCTTCTCCTCATTGATCTCTAACGATCTTCGACATAAAGGAGAATCCGTTGGTGTCAACGCTCAAATCACGAAACCGGAAATCGGTCGATTGATCGAAACGGTCGATACATACGTGCTTTGAATCGTTATTGTCGTACACAAATATCCGTCCCCTGATTTTCAGGAGACGGATATTTTTAATATAGGCATGATTGCGACAGAAGTCGTGTCAACGGTATCTAATCTTTCACCTCAGACAGAATCCGTATTTTTACCAAGAAACACATCTAACCAAATTTTTCTGAAACCGACCATACATTCTTCAATCCGAGTCAAGACTTCCGGGGCATTCGTGACCGAACCCGTTTCCGCCTCACGCTCTAGAAGTTCAAAATCATCTGCTAAGTCATCCGCCGCTACGGAATAGGAGGCACCTTTAAGTAAGTGAGCTAATTTCTCAGTCTGTACCGCATCTTCTGCTTCGACCGCATCCTTGAGTTCCGGAAACTTCCGATCAAACTGAGCAATGTACGTCTCACCAATTTTCTGTAAAAATACGTCATCGCCACCGGCAATCAGACGTAGTTCTTCTAACTTCTTTTCATTAAAAAAAGGCATCTTTTCCCCTCCTCTTTTTCTATATTATCATTAAACGTTTTAAAAAAAAATCTGAGAATCATTTACACGGTCTATAGAGTATTCCTATAATGAAAAAGTGAAGAGCAGGAGGGATAGACAATGTTGACGATTTATCGAAGTGATGTGACGGGGGCAGTCAACGAGATTCAGGAGTTTACGAAAGGTTCCTGGATTCATCTTGTCAATCCGACAAAAGACGAAGCCGATCAAGTAATCGCTGCTACGAAAATTCCTGAGGATTTTATTTATGACCCACTTGATGTCGAGGAAAAACCTCGTTTCGAGAAAGATGATGAAGGTTTGTTGATGATCGTCGACGTTCCTTACATCGAAGAAGAATCATCCGGACGTCGTTACAATACGATCCCGCTTGGTATCATCGTGACGTCAAGACACTTTATCACGGTCTGTTCGCAACAGTTGGATGTCTTAACGTTATTCTCAAGCGGAAAGCTCCGTGCATTCCGGACGAATTACCGTTCCCGATTCGTCTTTCAAATCTTATATAAAGTCAGTTCCTCATA from Exiguobacterium sibiricum 7-3 includes the following:
- a CDS encoding SDR family NAD(P)-dependent oxidoreductase, with translation MNKTVVLTGASSGLGEALAYELNRHGANLILVARREDRLQQVAKTLQAEYVVYDLEHSPERLADQIAERYGMIDVLINNAGFGEFSFLEETTVETIESMNRVNVLAPIRLTKACLPLFRPQGMIVNVASQAGKLPTPKSTIYCMTKAALYQFSNALRLELKPKGLHVMTVNPGPIATEFFIRADLSRKYEKNVASIVLSKEKLARTVTRAIIREKREVNAPFWMEGSAKAYGLFPRIIEWLGKSGFDKK
- a CDS encoding ABC transporter substrate-binding protein, which gives rise to MMKQMIGIAATGLFLAGCASPAAPVQEKVLGSSYTSIEKDANETTVRMYMWGGDEGINAYIDEYVAPKLKKEHKITLKRVPIETADLIQKLRAEKKAGKKTGVIDVVWINGDNFRNAKKDGLLYGEITKVLPNMKYVDPQAQGSDSGTPTDHLEAAWGKVQYTFHYDQASVAKPPKDLQQLKSWVKQNPGKFTYPEVTDFTGNAFVRHVMYGVESKETLKDPKADFKKTWAYLNELKPYLWKEGKTYPKTLAQLDQLYAKGSVAFTMGFNERRAEQEVKSGTFPKETRPLVLTEGSIASTHFLSIPFNAPNPNGALVTVNTLLSPDAQLKKFDGTYWGDGTSLDLTTLSSTEKQAFEDVPAAESTPKPAAFEGKVRAELDPAFFDVIRKDWPERVAR
- a CDS encoding Hpt domain-containing protein, whose product is MPFFNEKKLEELRLIAGGDDVFLQKIGETYIAQFDRKFPELKDAVEAEDAVQTEKLAHLLKGASYSVAADDLADDFELLEREAETGSVTNAPEVLTRIEECMVGFRKIWLDVFLGKNTDSV
- a CDS encoding MBL fold metallo-hydrolase is translated as MRREDEIFTLPIPTPFPVGDINCYLLRTGTETILIDCGPDTDQAWQEMQEGLGKIGVTVSMLDKVIVTHHHADHAGLAYRFSEQGIPIHGHARLRPYLEQDQAFLSNGDDFLQRLALSFGVPDEIRALLPSYLSALKWLGKGQLDHTLQEGDAITASGDYRVLELPGHASDQIGILSQSGVLFAADHLLARVEPNPLLEQPQPGDESDMKRPVLAYMRSLRKLQGERIEIAYTGHGEPIRDVPSLIEERLLQRKARGEQLLKHIEGTKTLFELAQVTYGNRLKKSFPLVMSEMKARLDYLVASGQIVVEKQDGILRYTRKGSGHESHE
- a CDS encoding NADP-dependent glyceraldehyde-3-phosphate dehydrogenase; the encoded protein is MTTATTYTYLLDGQWQESESNETIEISSPYKEDTVGRVQAMTKSEVDRAIASAKTAQAEWAKVPANKRAELLHAWATELEKRADEIGEVIMREVGKGLADGIKEVKRTAEIIRYTAEEGLRFDGQMMQGDSFPGGSAKKIAIIKKAPLGVVLAISPFNYPVNLAAAKLAPALMTGNAVVFKPATQGSISGTLMVEALVAAGLPAGLVNLVTGRGSVIGDYLTAHPGINMITFTGGTATGQHLSRQSSMIPLVLELGGKDPALVLEDADLSLAADHIISGAFSYSGQRCTAIKRVFVLEPQADALVAELSARIAKLTVGSPEDESVVVPLIDAKSADFVEGLITDANEKGATLVTGGNRTANLIEPTLFDHVTRDMRIAWEEPFGPVLPVIRVNSVEEMIAYANESEYGLQASVFTENIDAAFSVADALETGSVQINGRTERGPDHFPFIGVKSSGLGVQGVGRSLASMTRDKLTVLNLK
- a CDS encoding chemotaxis protein CheV; this translates as MYNQHDILLEAGTNELEIVIFHCGPYTFGINVMKVREIIVPLPMTPLPGTPDAVKGLIELRGEVMTVIDLPTVIGVAHEETTDDRLIICEFNGEKSVLRVDSVTEIRRISWEQIDTPNELARGIEGLTNGVVKTGDKMIILLDYEKIALELSRKDIFAREEGRRVSPRNRSNKTIWIAEDSEMLRTLIIETLEEAGYDSLKWFINGKDAFDAFEAGSDCDLLITDIEMPKMDGLHLTKRLREDDRYTDLPIVVFSSLISNDLRHKGESVGVNAQITKPEIGRLIETVDTYVL